In Lotus japonicus ecotype B-129 chromosome 5, LjGifu_v1.2, one genomic interval encodes:
- the LOC130719638 gene encoding uncharacterized protein LOC130719638 encodes MTWFTTLPPRSIAGFMDLSAKFLSQFSTSRAQKVTPAALFNLQQRHNESLQSFMGRFNQLSVHLEDKMPEICIAAFELGLQSGSLNSSLSRKPVETMAELRSRVQGFIREEQSDRIKRNRKSAAVVGQQQQSDSKKAAVNDQCSGGAVTKGERGYNNSSRFDNRSNFRNRAQPYGNRGYGQSMTWTRNQQDRSTPLAVNLTEALHMCLEANTIRFPKQPKRPPGNVDRSKWCEYHRIAGHNTDDCFTLKKEIEALIKAGYMRQLEGRKESEGARTSTKRDDTGKEIEESEPRKQAGGETKGRIHSIFGGFRGGGVTNSSRKRYVHSINAVYTNDWGSWGINQPYITFTLGLTEADLLSYDGALVGFSGEKVFVRGYVELSTVFGEGKNEKAFAIKFLVVQCTSPYNVLIGRPSLNKMGAIISTRHLTVKYPLDKGGVGTLKADQVVARKCYSDSFKQYGHMGKRAVKEGHRVFGVDVDKEEVSLDPREGFSDFKMTPEEETKTVKVGERNLKVGVNLTQIQESRLVQLLAENMDLFAWSARDLPGIDPEFICHKLALNPSVKPIAS; translated from the exons ATGACTTGGTTTACAACCCTCCCACCGCGTTCAATTGCAGGGTTCATGGATTTATCGGCGAAATTTTTGTCCCAATTTTCAACTAGTCGCGCCCAGAAAGTGACTCCAGCAGCTTTGTTTAATTTGCAACAGAGGCATAATGAAAGCCTTCAATCCttcatggggcgtttcaatcaattgtcAGTGCATTTGGAAGATAAAATGCCTGAAATTTGTATTGCAGCTTTTGAGTTGGGACTTCAGTCAGGAAGTTTGAACAGCAGTTTAAGTCGTAAGCCCGTGGAGACAATGGCGGAGTTGCGAAGCAGGGTACAGGGTTTCATTcgggaggagcaaagtgatcgCATAAAGAGAAACCGTAAGAGTGCAGCGGTGGTTGGCCAACAACAACAGTCAGATTCGAAAAAGGCGGCGGTTAACGATCAGTGTTCGGGCGGAGCGGTTACAAAAGGAGAGAGAGGttacaataattcaagtcgTTTTGATAACCGCTCTAATTTTCGAAATCGTGCTCAGCCTTATGGAAATCGTGGTTATGGACAGTCGATGACGTGGACCAGAAACCAACAAGACAGGTCGACCCCACTTGCGGTTAATTTAACTGAAGCATTGCACATGTGTCTGGAGGCGAACACAATTCGTTTTCCTAAACAACCAAAACGCCCACCAGGAAACGTCGACAGAagtaagtggtgtgagtatcacCGAATCGCGGGACACAATACAGACGATTGTTTTACCCTAAAGAAAGAAATTGAGGCTTTGATAAAGGCAGGTTACATGCGTCAACTGGAGGGGCGAAAGGAGTCAGAGGGAGCTAGAACCTCAACGAAACGTGATGATACAGGGAAGGAGATTGAAGAGTCTGAACCAAGGAAGCAAGCTGGAGGTGAAACTAAAGGGCGCATTCATTCTATATTTGGAGGATTCCGAGGAGGCGGTGTGACTAATTCTTCAAGGAAAAGGTATGTTCATTCCATTAATGCTGTCTATACAAATGATTGGGGAAGCTGGGGAATCAATCAGCCCTATATCACATTTACT TTAGGGCTTACAGAAGCTGATTTATTATCGTATGATGGGGCGTTAGTTGGATTCTCGGGTGAAAAAGTATTTGTAAGAGGGTATGTGGAGCTAAGTACCGTGTTTGGTGAAGGTAAAAATGAGAAAGCCTTTGCCATTAAGTTCCTTGTGGTACAGTGTACATCGCCGTATAATGTGCTTATTGGGAGACCATCGCTTAACAAAATGGGGGCGATCATCTCAACAAGACATTTAACAGTCAAGTATCCATTGGACAAGGGCGGAGTTGGAACTTTGAAGGCTGATCAAGTGGTTGCTAGGAAATGTTATTCCGACAGTTTCAAGCAGTATGGTCACATGGGAAAAAGAGCAGTGAAGGAGGGACATAGAGTTTTTGGGGTGGATGTTGATAAAGAAGAGGTTAGTTTGGATCCGAGAGAGGGCTTTTCTGATTTTAAGATGACTccagaagaagaaacaaaaacaGTAAAAGTGGGCGAAAGGAATCTGAAAGTTGGGGTTAACTTGACTCAAATCCAGGAAAGCAGACTGGTGCAATTGTTAGCTGAGAACATGGATTTATTTGCTTGGAGTGCACGAGATCTTCCAGGAATTGATCCAGAGTTCATTTGCCACAAATTGGCATTGAACCCTAGTGTGAAGCCGATCGCCAGTTGA